Within the Syntrophorhabdaceae bacterium genome, the region CGAAGCGACGTGGCGATCTCAGGGGTATGACCAATTGAATGAGATTGCCACGCTCCGCTCGCAATGACACCTCTTACCTATCACCTATTACCTCTTACCTATCACCTATTACCTCTTATCTATCACCTCTTACCCATCACCTATTACCTCTTACCTATTACCTATTACCTTTCATTTTTCACCTTTCACTTTTTTTGTTATTAGTTATTGGCGATTTTGTCATTGGTGTTTGGTTATTCCCCTTGCTGTTACTCTCCGCTCTTAGCTCTCAGCCCTTCGCTATAACAATTTTCCTTGAAATATTGGAAATCATATGGTATTTATAATCCGCATCACATTTTGCACGTCTTTCAATTAATAACCGGGTGCAGGGAACTGTCGGGTATTAAAGTGCGAAAGGCGGAAGAAAAAACCAGGAGGTCTAATGTCAAATCTCACCATCAAACAACTACTCGAAGCAGGCGTACATTTCGGACACCAGACGAAAAGGTGGAATCCCAAGATGAAACCTTTCATATTCGGCGCGCGGAACGGCATCTACATCATCGACCTGCAGAAGACCCTGAAGATGTTCAAGGAGGCCTACAATTTCATCAAAGAGGTCGCTTCCCATAACGATTACGTCCTCTTCGTGGGCACCAAAAAACAGGCCCAGGAATCTATTGCCGATGAGGCAGGCCGCTGCGGCGCATACTATGTGAATAACAGGTGGCTCGGCGGAACCATGACGAACTTTCAGACTATCGAAAAGAGCATCGAGAGACTCCGCAAGTATGAAGAACTCAAACAGGGCGATATCTTCAAGGTCCTTCCCAAAAAAGAGGCATTCGGAATAGAAAAAGAGATCGACAAGCTCGAAAAGAACATAGGCGGCATCAAGGCTATGGACCGTCTGCCGGGCGCCCTTTACATCGTTGACCCGAAAAAGGAGTATATCGCCGTCAACGAAGCAAAAAAACTGGGCATACCCACGGTAGGTATCGTCGACACAAATTGTGACCCCGATGATATTGATTTTGTCATCCCCGGAAACGATGATGCCATCAGGGCGATAAAACTTATTACCATGAAGATCGCCGATGCCGTTCTTGAGGGAAAGGCCCTCTACTTAGAGGAGTTCCAGGCCAAAGAGGAATCGGCTGAAGAACCGAAACCGTTTGTTGATGAAAGTGTCTTTGAAGAAAAATACGACGACTATGACGTAAAATAGGTAGGAGGATTATCATGGAGATAACTGCTGAAGCGGTAAAAAAATTGAGAGAGAAAACCGGCGTTGGCCTTATGGATTGCAAGGAAGCGCTGAAACAATCAAATGGAGATATGGAGAAAGCAATCGAATATCTGCGGGAAAAAGGGCTTGCCAAATTGCAAAAACGTATGGGAAAAGTTGCATCAGAAGGTCTCATAGCGTCATACATCCATACAGGCGGAAAGGTCGGCACTATGGTTGAAATAAACTGTGAAACAGATTTTGTTGCCAACACAAAAGAGTTTCAGGAATTCGCGAAAGATATTGCCATGCAGATAACGGCATCAAACCCGTTTTATATCAAAAGGGAAGATATCCCCGCTGAGGTGATAGAAAAAGAAAAGAATATCTACCGGAAACAGGCCCTTGAATCCGGAAAGCCTGAAAAGATCGTTGATAAGATCGCCGAAGGAAAGCTGGAGAAATTCTACCAGGAGGTATGCCTCATTGAACAGTCATTCATCAAAAATCCCGATATGACGGTGACAGAGCTCCTTGAAGAGCTTATAGTAAAGATGGGCGAAAAGATACTCGTCAACAGGTTTATAAGGTTCCAACTCGGCGAAACGATCGAGGAATGAAATGCAGCTCATAGCTGATAGCTCATGGCTCATGGCAACAAACTCGTGAGGCGGAAAAAAGAGCAAAAGATGAGAAGAGCAGAAACAAAATATCTCAGCACGTCAGCCGTTCGTATTGTCTCTTCGGTACCTTTTGTCTCTTACTGTTCACTATTCACCGTTCACTATTCACTGCCTCTTTCACCTTTCACCTTTCAAGGGGTTCATCCAATTACGAATTACGATTCACGAATTACGAGGGTTTTTCACCTTTCACGATATTAACTGGAGGAAACGACGTGAG harbors:
- the rpsB gene encoding 30S ribosomal protein S2, which codes for MSNLTIKQLLEAGVHFGHQTKRWNPKMKPFIFGARNGIYIIDLQKTLKMFKEAYNFIKEVASHNDYVLFVGTKKQAQESIADEAGRCGAYYVNNRWLGGTMTNFQTIEKSIERLRKYEELKQGDIFKVLPKKEAFGIEKEIDKLEKNIGGIKAMDRLPGALYIVDPKKEYIAVNEAKKLGIPTVGIVDTNCDPDDIDFVIPGNDDAIRAIKLITMKIADAVLEGKALYLEEFQAKEESAEEPKPFVDESVFEEKYDDYDVK
- the tsf gene encoding translation elongation factor Ts translates to MEITAEAVKKLREKTGVGLMDCKEALKQSNGDMEKAIEYLREKGLAKLQKRMGKVASEGLIASYIHTGGKVGTMVEINCETDFVANTKEFQEFAKDIAMQITASNPFYIKREDIPAEVIEKEKNIYRKQALESGKPEKIVDKIAEGKLEKFYQEVCLIEQSFIKNPDMTVTELLEELIVKMGEKILVNRFIRFQLGETIEE